GAACAGGTCAGAGCTGAGGAAGATCTGTCCGTCCGTGATGGAAATCACGTTAGTGGGGATGTAAGCCGAAACGTCGCCGGCCTGAGTCTCGATGATCGGCAGAGCGGTCATCGAACCCTTGCCCATCGCGTCAGACAACTTGGCAGCGCGCTCCAGCAAACGGCTGTGGCAGTAGAAGACGTCACCGGGGTAAGCCTCACGACCGGGCGGACGACGCAGCAAGAGCGACATCTGGCGATAGGCGGCAGCCTGCTTGGAAAGATCGTCGTAGATCACCAAGGTGGCCTTGCCCTTGTACATGAAGTACTCGGCGATGGTGGCACCTGTGTAAGGAGCCAGGTACTGCAGTGCAGCGGGCTCAGAAGCGTTCGCAGCCACGATCACGGTGTAGTCGAGGGCACCGCGCTCACGCAGCACCTCAACAACGTTGGCCACGGAGGCAGCCTTTTGCCCCACCGCGACGTAGACGCAGATCATGTCCTGATCCGACTGGTTCAGGATCGTGTCGATCGCGATGGCAGTTTTACCGGTCTGACGGTCACCAATGATCAGCTCGCGCTGACCTCGGCCAACGGGGATCATTGCGTCGATCGCGGTGATGCCGGTCTGCATCGGCTCGTGCACCGATTTGCGCTGAATGATGCCGGGCGCCATGGACTCGATCAGGCGCGTTTCGCTGGTGGGGATTTCACCCTTGCCGTCGATGGCGCGACCCAGGGAGTTCACCACGCGGCCCAACAGGGCTTCACCGACAGGAACAGAGGCAATCTTGCCGGTTGCCTTGACCGTGCTGCCTTCCTGAATGCCGTATCCCTCACCCATCAGCACCGCGCCGACGTTGTCGTCTTCGAGGTTCAGGGCGATGCCTTCGGTGCCGTCCTCAAATTCAATGAGTTCGCCAGCCATGGCTTGCTGCAGGCCGTAGACGCGGGCGATGCCGTCGCCCACAGTCAGAACGGTACCGACATTGCTGACGGAAACCGACTTGTCATAGTCCTCAATTTGCTGTTTGAGGATGGCGCTGATCTCGTCAGGACGGATGGAAACCATGGCGTGTGATCCCAGGTGGGAGTTGGGGAGGAAGGAGCGTTGGAGGAAAGAGTGAGGTCAGCTCGCCTTGGCGAGTGCCAGACCAAGGCGACGAACCTGGCCAGACAAACTGGCGTCGATCACCTGAGATCCGAGACTCACGACGAAGCCGCCAATTAAGGACGGATCCACACTGAGGTCGATGTCGACCTTGTTGGTGCCGGCCATGGCCTGCACCTTCTTAGACAGTGCCGCCTGTTGATCCTCGGTGAGGCTTTGAGCAGAACGGACCTGGGCCAGCGTGATGCCTTGCTGTTCGCGGTAGAGCTCGAGGTAGCGGAGCATGACCGCATCAAAAGCAATGAGACGTTGGCGATCAGCCAGCACCTTCAGCAAATTGAAAACTGAAGGAGTGACATCCTCACCAACAAGAGCTTTGAGAGCTTTCTTTTTGGCGTCGGGCTCAAGAACCGGAGACACCATGGCGTCACGGAAGTCCTCGGAATCGTTCCAGATCTCAAGCAGTTGCTTGCATTGATCCGCAACGGTTTCAGACTCGCCACGGGCCTCTGTGACCTGAAGCAATGCTTCGGCGTAAGGGGTGGCGAGGGAGTTAAGGAGAGGCATCAGGCGTTCTCCAGATTTTTGATGGTGGAATCGATCAACTTGGCCTGAGCTTTGGCATCGAGACGGCCGGGTAGTTCGGCAAGAACCTTGTCGATCGAAGCAAGAGCGGCCTCACGACGAAGGCTGTCTTTGATTCGAGCGGCATCAGCCTCAGCATCAGCATCGGCACCGGCCTTGATGGCAGCCATCACGGAGATGGTCCGCTTCTCGCCTTCGGCACGGATACCTGCGGCGCGGGTCTGGCCGTCAGCACGAATCTTTTCGGCTTTCTGCTGGGCAGCAGCCAATTCGGACTGGGCCTTGCTCAGGTTTTCGCTGGCAGTCTTCAGGCGGGACTCAGCATCCTGCAGCTCCTGAAGGATGTCAGCTCGGCGGCGTTCCAGGATTCCTCCCAGGAACCCACGTAGGAACCAAACCAGGACACCGATCACAATGACCAGGTTGACCAGATTGGTCTCAAGCGGATTGAAATTGAGAGTCATCACGCGGTCAGCAAACGGTTGATGATCGTGGTGCTCAGCTGATCCACCTGACCCTTCAATTGGGATCGGGCGGATTCACGCTCGGCCTCGATGGCGCGACGGCTTTCCTCTTTCGTGCGGTTGGCTTCGGCTTCCGCCTGTGCCAGTGCTTCGCGGTAAAGCCGATCGACTTCTTGTTCCGCCTCAACGATCACGGCCTGAGCGGCCTGACGGGCACCTTTCAGCTGTTCAGCCAGATCAGCTTCCAGGCGTTCAACCTGGGCAAGCTTCTGCTTGGCGTCAGCACGACTGGTGGAGATGTAGCCCTCACGATCTTCCACGACCTTGCCGACCGGACGGAAGAAGAGAACATTGAGCAGGAAGGTGAGGAGAACCACCTGAACCGCCATTAGCGGAAGGGTGGCATCGAGGTCAAAAAGACCTCCCTCCGGAACACCTGCTTCAGCGAGCAGAAGCCAGGTCATGGAAAGGTGCGCTGGAAAGGAATCGAAACAAGGAGTTCAGAAGGGGGGATCAACGATCCCCCAGCACTGATCAGCCGGCGAAGGGGTTGGCGAACAGGAGCACCAGAGCCACCACCAGGCCGTAGATGGTCAGCGATTCCATGAACGCCAGGGACAGCAGCAGGGTGCCGCGGATCTTGCCTTCGGCTTCGGGCTGACGGGCGATGCCCTCAACAGCGCCGCCGGACGCGGTGCCCTGACCGATACCAGGGCCGATGGCGGCGAGGCCGACTGCCAGGCCAGCGGCCACAACGGAAGCGGCGGAGGTGATGGAATCCATGTTGAGTGGTGTAAGGGGAAGCGCTGGGAAGCGCTGTACGGAATGGACTTGGGGATCGGTTCCCCCCGCGCAGGGACATTCCCGAAGGAACGGGCCCGGGTGCAATGCCGGACCTGCGCGCGGATGTGTTTAGCAGATCGCCGATCGAAGGCGAAAGAAAAAGGGGGCCTTAGTGGGCTTCGTGGAGACCTTCACCGATATAGAAGGCGGTGAGGGTCGCAAAGATCAAAGCCTGAATGGCACTGGTGAACAGACCAAGCAGCATCACGGGGAGAGGCACCAAAAGCGGAACCAGGTAAACCAGCACACCCACCGCCAATTCGTCGGCAAGGATGTTTCCGAACAAACGGAACGAGAGCGAAAGAGGCTTGGTGAATTCCTCGATGATCTTGAACGGGAGCATGATCGGCGTCGGCTCCACGTACAGCTCGAAGAACCGCAGACCTTTGCGGCTCAGACCGGCATAGAAGTAGGCCAGCGACACCAGCAGAGCCATCGCCACAGTGGTGTTGATGTCTGCTGTGGGAGCGCCGAGTTCACCCTCTGGAAGTTCAAAGATCTTCCAGGGGATCAGGGCACCGCCCCAGTTGCTCACAAAGATGAACAGGAACAAGGTGCCGATGAATGGCAGCCAATCGCGGTAATACTTCTCGCCGATGTTGTCGCGGGCGATGTCGCGGATGAAGTTCCAGAGGAACTCCATCAGGTTCTGCAGACCCAAAGGGTCGCGCTGCATGTTGCGGGTGCCAGCCAGCACCAGGGCGAGAAGGATGCCAATCAGGATCCAGGAGCTCAGGAAGACCTGGCCATGGAGGTACAGATCGCCGATCTGCCAATACAGGTGGTGGCCCACTTCCAGTTCAGCGAACGGAAGTGGTAGGGGCAGCAAAGCCATGGGTGCAGAGAGAAGTGCTCAGCTTCAGCGGTCGTCGAAAACGTGCTGAAGAATCAGGGCGGGCTTGTAGAGAAGAAATCCCAGGAATGCCGGCAACAGATCGAGCTGGGGCAGCTTGGCCGAACCAACCACAAGCAAGGTCGGAACGATGAGCTGAAAACGCCCCAGTCCACGGGACTGGTCACTGAGCCGGGCCACACTGCGGGCGAGCAGGCGCACGTACAAAAGTCCGGCGCAAGAACCCACAAAAACACTGCCAGCCACCGAAACGTTCATGGTGAGAGCCACGATCGGAACCGTGACCAGGGACACCAGAACGGTGGCCAACAGCAGACGACGCTGAAGACGGTAGAAATCCTCCAAGCGCTGCCTGAAATGGCGCGCGGAATCTATCACGCGCATTTCCTTAACCCTGCAGTAACACCAGCCGCCGATCCACAAGGCGGCGAATCACCGACGGCTCGGCCAGGCTTCCCAGCGGAGCCTCAGGCTGCTCTTGCAGGGTCTGCAGCAACGCCCGCTCCTCACTCGACAGCTGCAACGGTTCCATGTTGGTGCCAAGAATCGGATCCGGCTCCCCCCAAAGGCAGGGCTGGCGCAACCCATGGGACTGCAGCAAGGCCTCATCGGTCAGTACTGCCGGTTCGATCGGCTGAGCGGAAAGGAAGAACTCGAAGTGGCTGATGTCGGGATCCAGCTGCTCCACAAGCTCCCATTGCTGAGAAAGGGGCAAGGCCTGGGCACGCTCCAACAACTCGCCGTTCAACAGGCGTGCCGGATCCCAGACCTCCGGATTCGAGAAGCCGGCGAAATGCAGGCCTGCCGTGGCGATGTATTGGAACAGCCGCTCGAGGTTGTAGCTGGTCTCCTGCGGATGCAGGTACATATCCGCGAAGTTGGCATCCGCAGCACAGTCCACGGCCCAGCGTTCGCGGTGATGACGGGCGAGGCGATTGGTGTCGGGAAGGGTCTCGAACAGCTCACGGCCCAAGCGCAGCCCTTCAGCCCCGATGCCGGCCTGCAAGAGGTTCAGCGCTTTCTGGGTCCGGTGAATTTCCCAGCGCCCCGCATCGGCATACAGAAAGAGATGGAGCAAGCCATGGGGGGCCAACAACCCGCTCAAGGCACGCAGGCCCGCTTCCGGTTGATCAAGGTGATGCAACACCCCCACAGAGTTGATGTAGTCGAAGGGGCCTTCGTCAGCCAGATCCAGAAGACTG
The Synechococcus sp. PROS-U-1 DNA segment above includes these coding regions:
- the atpA gene encoding F0F1 ATP synthase subunit alpha; protein product: MVSIRPDEISAILKQQIEDYDKSVSVSNVGTVLTVGDGIARVYGLQQAMAGELIEFEDGTEGIALNLEDDNVGAVLMGEGYGIQEGSTVKATGKIASVPVGEALLGRVVNSLGRAIDGKGEIPTSETRLIESMAPGIIQRKSVHEPMQTGITAIDAMIPVGRGQRELIIGDRQTGKTAIAIDTILNQSDQDMICVYVAVGQKAASVANVVEVLRERGALDYTVIVAANASEPAALQYLAPYTGATIAEYFMYKGKATLVIYDDLSKQAAAYRQMSLLLRRPPGREAYPGDVFYCHSRLLERAAKLSDAMGKGSMTALPIIETQAGDVSAYIPTNVISITDGQIFLSSDLFNSGLRPAINVGISVSRVGGAAQTKAIKKIAGTLKLELAQFDELAAFSQFASDLDASTQQQLERGKRLRELLKQPQFSPLILAEQVAIVYAGVKGLIDAVPVDKVVDFSRELREYLKSNKAEFISEIQEKKVMSPEAEAILKDAITEVVSTMVASAA
- the atpH gene encoding ATP synthase F1 subunit delta codes for the protein MPLLNSLATPYAEALLQVTEARGESETVADQCKQLLEIWNDSEDFRDAMVSPVLEPDAKKKALKALVGEDVTPSVFNLLKVLADRQRLIAFDAVMLRYLELYREQQGITLAQVRSAQSLTEDQQAALSKKVQAMAGTNKVDIDLSVDPSLIGGFVVSLGSQVIDASLSGQVRRLGLALAKAS
- a CDS encoding F0F1 ATP synthase subunit B — translated: MTLNFNPLETNLVNLVIVIGVLVWFLRGFLGGILERRRADILQELQDAESRLKTASENLSKAQSELAAAQQKAEKIRADGQTRAAGIRAEGEKRTISVMAAIKAGADADAEADAARIKDSLRREAALASIDKVLAELPGRLDAKAQAKLIDSTIKNLENA
- a CDS encoding F0F1 ATP synthase subunit B' — its product is MTWLLLAEAGVPEGGLFDLDATLPLMAVQVVLLTFLLNVLFFRPVGKVVEDREGYISTSRADAKQKLAQVERLEADLAEQLKGARQAAQAVIVEAEQEVDRLYREALAQAEAEANRTKEESRRAIEAERESARSQLKGQVDQLSTTIINRLLTA
- the atpE gene encoding ATP synthase F0 subunit C, with protein sequence MDSITSAASVVAAGLAVGLAAIGPGIGQGTASGGAVEGIARQPEAEGKIRGTLLLSLAFMESLTIYGLVVALVLLFANPFAG
- the atpB gene encoding F0F1 ATP synthase subunit A — its product is MALLPLPLPFAELEVGHHLYWQIGDLYLHGQVFLSSWILIGILLALVLAGTRNMQRDPLGLQNLMEFLWNFIRDIARDNIGEKYYRDWLPFIGTLFLFIFVSNWGGALIPWKIFELPEGELGAPTADINTTVAMALLVSLAYFYAGLSRKGLRFFELYVEPTPIMLPFKIIEEFTKPLSLSFRLFGNILADELAVGVLVYLVPLLVPLPVMLLGLFTSAIQALIFATLTAFYIGEGLHEAH
- a CDS encoding bifunctional 2-polyprenyl-6-hydroxyphenol methylase/3-demethylubiquinol 3-O-methyltransferase UbiG; this encodes MAHPKPSDAATPVVSAFYDRFPFPGDPLQDGPPPGYNWRWCHRSVLAAVHGRIPSGMERPRILDAGCGTGVSTDYLCHLNPGADVLGVDISDGALAVAQERCQRSGAAQQVTSLRQEQRSLLDLADEGPFDYINSVGVLHHLDQPEAGLRALSGLLAPHGLLHLFLYADAGRWEIHRTQKALNLLQAGIGAEGLRLGRELFETLPDTNRLARHHRERWAVDCAADANFADMYLHPQETSYNLERLFQYIATAGLHFAGFSNPEVWDPARLLNGELLERAQALPLSQQWELVEQLDPDISHFEFFLSAQPIEPAVLTDEALLQSHGLRQPCLWGEPDPILGTNMEPLQLSSEERALLQTLQEQPEAPLGSLAEPSVIRRLVDRRLVLLQG